A window of Candidatus Eisenbacteria bacterium genomic DNA:
AATCCGTTCAAGACCACCACGCGCATCGCGTACGTGGTGCGCGGAACGGGTGAGCACGTGCACATCGGCGTCTACGACGTCGCCGGCCGCCGCATGAAGGTGCTGGCCGACGGCTACCAGTCGCCGGGACGGTACGAGCTGAGCTGGGACGGGTCGTCTGATGCCGGAGCGCGCGCCAACAACGGCGTGTACTTCGTGCGCAGCGTCGTCGCCGGCAAGGTTCAGACGATGCGAGTCATCTACGTGAAGTAGAATTGGAGTCCGGCCCGGGTCGCTGAGGCCCGGGCCGGTGCAGACCCGGGACGGCCCCGC
This region includes:
- a CDS encoding FlgD immunoglobulin-like domain containing protein, with the protein product NPFKTTTRIAYVVRGTGEHVHIGVYDVAGRRMKVLADGYQSPGRYELSWDGSSDAGARANNGVYFVRSVVAGKVQTMRVIYVK